The Chlamydia sp. genomic sequence AATTAAAACAATAAATAACCAAAAAAAATCATGTTAATAGCAACTATACATGAGTAGGATAAACACAGCACCTAATCGAGGTGTCAAAGAGTTAAACATAATCAAATGAAAAAAACAAAACACCTTATCTCTAAAATCACATTCAGCCTGGCCTCCCTTTTTATCGGAGGATGCCTATTAAAAGCCCCAGCACCGACTCAATCTGCCGATACCTTTCAAACTTTTATTGAATCCAATGAACCTGTTATCTTTGCAAAACAGTGTGGCGATAATGTTACCCAAGTTCTCTGTGACGCTATTGATTCTGCAAAAAAAAATATTTTTCTTAGCATTTATGATCTTTCCGCTCCTGCCATCACAGCAAGTTTGAAAAAACAAGTGTCCGCTCAGATCCCTATATGCATTCATTACCAACGCATCTCCAAAAATGCGGATTTCTCAGAATCCCCCTATCTTACATTGGTAGAACATCCCCCCGTGGGAAGAAAGCTTATGCATCAAAAAACCTTATCTATCGATGAGGAAACAGCTTGGCTAGGATCAGCAAATTTCACATTAGCCTCTTTAGAGAAAAGCGCTAACCTAATCATTGGTTTAAAAAGCCCAGAGCTTTGTCATTTCATCAAAACACAAACTTCTGGCCGTTGCTCAATCGATCAACAACACATCGAATATTTTTCGATCAATGAGGGCAACTCTTTAGCTTTAGACAGAGTACTCCATCACATTCGTTCTGCTAAGGAATCTATCCAAGTGGGTATGTTTGCTCTCACTCTTCCCCAGATTATTGTCGAACTGAATGCGGCTCAAAACCGTGGAGTTGATGTCATGATTTTAGTCGACAAAGGATTCAAATCCTTTACTGTACAACAGATTAAGCAACTAGAACATCCTAGCCTTTCCATTTACGAAAAGGTGACTCCATACCAACTACATCATAAATTTGGAATATTCGATAAAACCACTCTAATTACAGGATCTGTAAACTGGTCTGAAAATGGTTTTCTTCTGAACACGGAAGACATGATCATTATTGATAACCTTACGGAAAAACAGCAGCAGAAAATGCAAGCAATCTGGGAAGGATTAGTGAAGGAATGTGCTTTATATTACTCCCCAGATCAAGAAAAAGAAAACGACCCTTTAATTATTCCTTTTCCTCCAAACGAGGGGAAGCAAGCTGCTTAATTTTTGCAAAAGATTACTCGTCCTCTTTGTTGTGGAATAATGACAAAGTCATCTCCAAAACTCTTTCATTACGAGCAATCACCCATGCTTCTGCAGCATGAGCAATCGCTTGTGCTGCAGCAGTTCCAATCCGAATAGCTTTTTTAGATTTTCTAGTAATACGGGAACCTAACGATTTGAAGCGTTCTGTCTCATCATCCCAAGAACACTCAACAATACCTGTTCCCTGTTGAAGCTTATGGAAATTGAATCGAAAATGGCGCAGCTGACTAAGCAGTACCTTAGTTTGTTTTTTAGTTAGAATTTTAAATTTATGGCCTTGTTTTTTTTCTTTATCTTCTTGATCAGCAATGACTAATAAAGCCATGCGCAACGCCTCATTACGAGAGATCTCTTCAGCAATCTTTTCTGATATACTACCAGAATGACGTTCATGAGGATCTTTCGCTATGGCTTGAAAAGCCATCAACCCATAAGGATCAAAAGGGATAATTCTCAAGAATCACCTCCCGCGTCCTCAGTTTCTCTAGTCTTATCTTGATTCTGGTCCTGCTCCTCTGAACCACCATCATGATCCCCTGAAGATTCTTGCTCGTTATCGTCATAAACAGCAAACACCCCAGGTTTCCCTTGCACAGAAAAACGTGAAGAAACACTGAATGGTGAAGGCGTCTGAAAAATAATCGCAGGATCAACAGCAACATTACGGTACTGATAAATGAGAGGATCTGGAGGTCCTCCAGGACCTTTTCGGTGATCCACTTCTTTCTTATAATCATTCACAGAAAGAGGAGTGGGAGCGAGCGCAGCCATTCCCAAATGAGAGGGGAACTGATAAGCTGAACTTATGACATCATTTCCTGACTTTTCAGCAGAAACATTGAATTTTTCAGCACTTTCTTTTGGAACCCAATCCTGACTGACATTAGTATTTTCTGCTGGAAATACGGCACTTTGTTGAACGGCAAAAGGAATTTCATTAACGTCCCATGGAGACTCTCCCATTGGGAATCTGTAAGAAGCTTCTTCATGCAAACCTGTTGTTGGTAAGGGAATCACAGATCTCTCTTCGCGCGTATCAAAAGATATACTTTTCGAAGAAACATCTTGCCCCCAAATATCTTCCACCCTTTCTTTTTTAGAAAAGTTATGGGGGATAATTCCTGAAAATTTAGGTGCAGGAAACTGTGTAGATCCCGTCCCTGGTGTTGAAGATGCTACGAAAAATGTCATCTCCTGACCAGAGCTCAATAACGCAGCCATCATCTTTGCCATAGCGGCCATCTCTTCCAAAGAGAGCTCTTCTTTTTTCTTCTCTCCTTCTGCAGAGGAGGGCTCATCAACAACGGAATTAACGAGTCCTTCCATAGATACACTTGCCGACTGATTACCCATATCTGATACATCAATCATACCTTCATTATTGACAGTAGGAGCTCTACGTAAAAGAGATGAAGTCTCAACATTAGGATCTAAAAGAGAAGAGACCATCTCTCCTCCTAACCGTGATTCCGTCCATGTTTTGATTGTATGCTCATTTAGAGAAGCAGCACGGATAGTAGGATTAAAAGAGGCTAAAGCTGTCACTTCTCCTGCGGATAAATGCTCTACAGACACAGGATCATGCAAAGATGTTAACGATGGAGAAGCAGATAGAGAAGTAGCCCCTAAACTACTCTCAGTTGTTGGAGAAATGTCTGATGATTGGACACCAAATCCACTTGCTCCGAGATAAAAATTTTGCATTTCAGGAGAAACGCGATTTCCTTTCTTTTTTACATACTCCATCTGACTAGGGATCATAGACATCCCTTCGCCATTTGCTTCGGCCTTACGTGCAGAGATACGAGAAGCTCGAGTCCCAAATCCTGTCAAAAACCCTTGAGTACCTGCACGAACTTTAGAAAAATTTCCTTTTAATTTTGCTTTGGGAGATTGCGAAGTCTTATCGAGAGTTTTTTTATACTTACCCTCGCTCTGCTGTAAATCTGAGACATAGTCCAGTTCTACTCCTGAGCTTATGATAGCTTGTTGTTCCGCAGACGATGTCTCGCTAGGTCGAGCAGCTCCTGATGATTCTTTAGCAGCATTTGCCGATGCAGCCTGCTTACCCATCAAGATAGAGGGGTCGAAATCAGGTGTTGCAGGAGATACATTACCACTTCCAGAAACAGACATGCTTTTTCCTAAAAAAACAAAAAACCTGTGAAGATAATAATAATTTTAAAATGAAACAGTTAATAATAAAACAAAACAAATCCATGTAGATCAAAATCTTTTTGAAAGAAAATTTTTAGACAAAAAAAAACGCAAGGTCTTTGTACCTTGCGAAAAAAAACCAAAAATAGGTCAGACAGAAAAAAAAGCGGGTAGATGCAATAAAGTGCATCTCTGTAACCCCAAGCAGGCCTCAGCCTAACCGCTCAGTAATAAAGATTTTGGAAGTCTTTATTACTAAACGGTCTTTGGGGCCTATACATTACACCCAGGCTCCCCATCTTTCCATTGTAGGTTAATCCTACGTGTTTAGTTTTTTTATTAAAATCCGTTTGTCCCCTAACTACATTTCACTGAATATCTACCAAAGTTATGTAAATCCGTTTCTACAAAACCATTTTGGTAAGTAAAAATCAAAATCTGATCAGAATTCTTGGACGTCTGTTTATCTAAGAGAGAATGCACCAACTTATCGAATTCCTCAGCTCGTTCTCGCAATGCATATTTCGAGGCCGTACTGTAGTGGTGTTTTCTCCCTTTTTTGGTTTCACTCTCAGTAGAAAAAGGGAAATACTGTCCCGTCTCACGATCAATCACTTGTGCTAACTTGCGACAGTTTCTTTTTTTCATGAGCGGAAACCAGCATATTTTTTTAAAAAGTATATTTTAATAATAAAACAAAACAATTTTTAAAAACAAATTTTTAAAGTTAAAAATTTATTAACAAAAAAAATGCAATTTTTATTACTCCCCCCTAGTTGCTGTAAATCACTTTATCTTTTATAGTCTGATCGTGTTTTCTAACCCTAGAGGCCTCCTATTCCCCGGCACAAAATTTCTTCCCTAACTATCTCTAAAAGATTCTTGAGTAATCTTTCGCTAATTGTTCTGCTCTCGGCTTCCTTAATCAGTTTTCTCTTTTTTTCTCGCTATTTCCCAAAATGGCGTCCCGTGTATTTCTCTCCTCTAGTCGTTACTACGTTCTATTCTCATCCTAAAGAACGGGTTCTTCTTTGGGCTTTGCTGTCTGGGCTCCTTTGCGATATGGGCTCGACCTGTTTTATGGGTATTCAAGCCTTTCTTTATGTGAGTACCTCCCTTGTTCTCTACAAAACCCAAAAATTTTTTATCAAAGAGCGCTGGCTCTCTCTCCCTCTAATCAATGCTTGTTTTGCTTTGACCTTTTATGGATTGTCTTATCCGGTCCTTGCATTCTTCAACCGCCCTCTTTGTTTATATGGCGGAGCCCTTCTTGCAGACTTACAACATGTAATTTTAGTAGATCTTCCCTATGGAGCTCTTCTAGGTCTCTTAGTCTATAGAAAACCTTATACTCCTCAAATCTAATGCCCCTCTGTCTTCTAGTTTGAAAAATTCATCAGCTTTTGTACACTGGGCGAGAGATTCTATTCTCTCCCAAAGACAATCTGATAATGAAACTATTCAACTAAGTACTTGTACATGTTATTGAAAGGTGCTCCGGCAGCTGACCGCATTCTAGCCACAATCAAAGAAAATATTCGCTCCCACTCAAGTGCCCCAGGTCTCGCTGTTGTTTTGATAGGGAATAATCCAGCTTCAGAAATTTATGTGAATATGAAGGTGAAACGCGCTACGGACCTAGGAATGCTATCCAGATCTTATCGGAAACCTTCAGACGCTACTCTTTCAGACATTTTAGCTCTTATTCAACAGTTAAATTCTGATGAAAGCATTCATGGAATACTTGTTCAACTCCCACTACCTGCGCATCTAGATACTCAAGCAATTCTCTCTTCTATTGCTCCAGATAAAGACGTTGATGGACTTCATCCCGTGAATATGGGTAAGCTTCTTCTTGGAGAAACTGGAGGATTCATCCCCTGCACCCCCGCTGGTATAGTAGAGCTTCTCAAATATTATGCTATCCCTCTCTATGGGAAACATGTTGTTGTTTTGGGAAGAAGCAATATTGTAGGAAAACCTTTAGCTGCCCTACTCATGCAAAAATACGCAGACACTAATGCCAGTGTAACTGTGCTACATAGTCAATCTGAACATCTTGCAGAAATTACTAGAACTGCTGATATTCTTGTTTCCGCAATTGGAGTTCCTCTTTTTGTTACAAAAGAAATGATTTCAGAAAAAGCTATTATCGTGGATGTGGGAACATCGCGAGTGCCTGCAGCTACTCCAAAAGGATACTCACTTGCAGGAGATGTGGATTTTAATAATGTTGTACCTGCCTGCCAGGCTATTACTCCTGTCCCGGGCGGAGTTGGCCCAATGACCGTGGCCATGCTAATGAGAAATACATGGGAAAGTTTTTCACGTCATACATCTTGATTGTTGTAGCTCTCTTTTTTCAATCATGCTCCTCTCCCTCAAAAACAACCTTTGAAGGAATACGCATGACTATTCCTTATCGTATTATACTAGGAGAATCTTTTTCCTTTTCTCAACTAAAACAAATCGAAGAAGAAATCGATAGAGTTTTTTGCCTTATTGATAACACGTTTAATAATTGGAATCCTTCTTCTGAAATCTCCTGTATCAATCGCGCTGAAACACTATCTCCTATTCCTTTATCTGCAGAGCTCTTCTCTTTTTTATGCGAAATAGATCGTTTTCATGCTTTCTCAGATGGTCGGTTCGATCCGACTTTAGGAGCGTTAAAAACTTTGTGGATGCTTCATCTGAAATCACAAACTATCCCTTCTCAAGAGGTACTACAATCCTATAGACAACATACAGGCTGGCATCTGCTCTCTTTAGATAGAACACAACAAACAATAAGAAAACTATCTCCTTTCGTGCAATTAGATCTCTGTGGGACCGTAAAAGGATTAGCAGTAGACCTATTGGGGACTGTATGTTCTCAATTCTGCCACAATTACTATGTGGAGTGGGGCGGGGAAATTAAAATAGCAGGAAAACATCCTTCTGGAAGATCTTGGACAATTGCCTCTTCAGCGACCCCAGATATCCTTTACCTTGATAATCAGGCTATCGCAACGAGTGGCAGTCAATACCAAAGATGGTTTGTCAACAAAAAAACCTATACGCATATCCTAGATCCTTTGACAGGGATCCCCTTGGAGGATAGTAATTATCCAATCTTAGCAGCATCCGTAATTCACGAAAACTGTGCCTTTGCAGATGCAATGGCTACCGCACTCACCACTTTTTCTTCCAAACAAGACGCCTTAGATTGGGCAAGAAAGAAAAATCTTTGTATCTATATTACCGATAAGAGCGCTTCATAGCAGCTGCTAACTCACGATTTTTTTCTCTTTCAATAATGGACTGGCGCTTGTCATGTGCTTTCTTCCCACGGCAACATCCGACACGTACCTTAACATATCCCTTGGAGAAGAAAAAACTCAATGGAACTACCGTTAATCCTTTTTGAGAAATACGTGAATCCAATTTTTGAATCTCATACTTATGTAAAAGAAGTTTACGCTTGCGATGCTCTTCGTGATTATTGATATTCCCAAATCGATAAGGTGCAATACTTGATTGCAGCAACCATGCTTCTCCTTTAGAGATAGTCACATAAGCGTCACTTAAATTCCCCCCATGATCTCGCAAAGATTTAATCTCTGTTCCTGTTAACACTATTCCAGCATCAAATGTCTCGAGTATCTCATAATTATGAAAAGCTTTGCGATTCGAAACAATTTCCTTAGCGCTCATGTTTTTACCTCTTAAAAACTAAGGAGAGTATAGCAAAAACAGTTTCTTCTTAAAAGCACCGTTACTTCTCCTTACATACAAAATAGATTCGTCCTTTGTCGTTGATAATAATCCCAATCAGCAAGTACCATGTGGTTTCCGCCTCAAGGAGCCTTTGCCGCAGCCGTCTTTTGTCAAGATATTTTTTACTAAAGCTGGTCCCAAGAGACGACTTATGCCTCCGCGCTATGAAGCTCGGTTGTTCATTCCAAGAAGACTTGCATGATTACAGGAAAGTAATGAAATTTGTTATCTCTCGCAATGAATTAGGAAATCTGATCAAAAAAGTTCAGAATGTCGTTCCGCAAAGCACGCCCATTCCGGTATTAACCCACGTACTCATAGAAAGCTGTAACGATGAATTAGTATTCACAGCTACAGATCTGACTGTCAGTACACGTTGTGTTGTTAAAGCAAAAATCTATGAATCAGGATCCGTAACGATCCCCTCTCGACGCTTCTTTCAGCTCATCCGCGAACTAACAGAAGCAAATATAGAGGTAGCTGCAAACTCCGGGGAAATGGCAACTATTACTTCGGGATCTTCATGCTTCCGTCTCTTAAGCATGGGGAAAGAAGATTTTCCTATGCTTCCTGATATACAAAACTCTCTCCGATTTACGCTGGATTCTGAGCAACTTAAGGATATGTTCCAAAGAACGTCTTTCGCTGTCTCTCGAGAAGAAAGTCGGTATGTACTTACTGGAGTGTTACTTTCCATTTCTAACGGAACGATGACGGTTGTTGGAACCGATGGAAAGCGGTTAGCGAAAATCGATACAGAAATTTCTCTGGATCCTAGCTTTTCAGGTGATTATATCATCCCTATCAAAGCTGTTGAAGAAATCATTCGTATGTCTTCGGAAGACACTCAAGCAACTATCTTCTTAGATCAAACAAAGATTGCTGTAGAATGTGGTAATACACTTTTAGTCACAAAGCTCCTCTCCGGAGAATTCCCAGACTTTTCCCCAGTAATTGCTACTCAGAGTAATGTTCGACTAGCCCTTCACCGAGAAGAGCTTATTTCTCTTCTCAAACAAGTCGCTCTCTTCACAAATGAGTCTTCCCATTCTGTAAAATTTAGCTTCTCTCCAGGAGAACTCACTCTTACAGCCAACTGTACCAAAGTAGGAGAAGGAAAAGTAAGCATGGCCGTAAATTATACAGGTGAAACACTAGAAATCGCTTTCAATCCTTTCTTCTTCCTAGACATACTGAAACATAGTCGCGATGAACTTGTCCAATTAGGAATTTCAGACTCCTATAATCCTGGAATTATTACGGACTCTACTCGCAGCCTATTTGTGATTATGCCTATGAGATTACACGACGATTAATGAGAGTTTTTTCTCTATTTCTTAAAGATTTTAGAAATTATGCGGAGCTCCGTTTAGAATTCGGGCCGGAAATGAACTCGGTTTTCGGCCTTAATGCTCAGGGAAAAACGAATCTTCTTGAGGCTCTGTATATTTTGTCATTGGGACGTTCTTTTCGAACTAATCGGTTGACTGATGCTATCCGTTTCGGAGCTTCTCATTTTTTTATAGAAGCCGTATTCTCTCAGAAACAGGTTTCCCATACGCTCTCTATTCAGGTAGATAAACGAGGAAAGAAGATCCTTTTTGACGGGGCTCCCATTACTAAATTATCTGAGTTAGTAGGGTTATTTCCTGTTATTCTTTTCTCTGTAAAAGATAGTGCGATTATCGAAGGACCTCCGGCAGAACGTCGCCGTTTCCTTGACCTTCTGCTAGCCCAAGCCTCAGATAAATATACCGAGCATATTTCCCTATATCACAAATCTTTGGATCAACGCAATTCTTCTATTAAAACACAGGATCTTAAAACCATTGCTGCATGGAATTCCCCGCTTATTGCCTACGGAAGCCTGGTTACCTTCTTACGTCATGAATGTACTCAGAAACTTAATAAAATTTTTCAAAATCTTTGGGATAATACATTAAAAGAGTCTCTCTCCCTTCGCTACGAAAGCTCTCTCATCATAACGGAATCTCCTTCCCTCAATGACATAGCAAATCAGTACTATGAACAATTGCGAGTGGCTCATACCAAAGATCTTGAAGTTGGCTACACTACGGTAGGACCACATCGAGATGAACTTGTAATAACAATGAATGACCTTCCCGTCGCTAAATTCTCTAGTGAAGGACAAAAACATTCCCTTTTAGCTGTTCTCCGATTTGCTGAATGTATATATCTTCGGGAAGAATTTTTCATTCATCCTTTGTTGTGTATGGATGATATTCACGCTTGTCTTGATCAACAGCGTTTAGATCAGCTCTTCGAGCTCTCAAGCTCTCTAGGACAGACAGTTACGACTTCTACTATTTGTCCTCATCATTCGGATACGAAATCTTTTATTTTTCATGTTGCAGAAGCGCAAATATCACTTGTCGCTCCTACCCTTCTATAATGTTCTTTTCGCAATCATAGATTTTGCATTTGTTAATTAAAACAAAGCTTTTCGTTTTATTTTATTAATAAAAAGATATTTAAACTGTTTATTGAAATTAACAAAACAAACACTTGTTTTTAATAAAACAAACTTAATTAAAATAATATTAATCGGTGTTGCGAAATGAAGAATTTTTTATTAACTATACTCTTTCTATTAATGGGAACCTCCCTACTAGCAGATCCCTCTGTTATTCAAACACTAACATCTGGGGTCTCTGGGGTAAACTCTTTCCGCGAAGAAAAAGAATCCGTGGTGTGTGTTCATGCATTCCTAAGATCCTATAGTTCGCTAAAACCTATCGGTAGGATTCTAGAAAAAGAAAATTACGATGTTTTTATTTGGAACTACGAAACTCGGAAATTTACGTTAGAAAAGCATGCAGAACATCTTATTCGACTACTCAATAAGATCGCAGAACTAAAACCTGGAATACCTATTAACTTTGTTACACACTCTGTCGGAGGTGTTATTGTTCGCGTTGCATTGGCGCATCCAGACTGTCCAGAAGAAGCGAAAAAAGGGAAAGCTATTCTCATGGCCCCTCCTAATGCGGGATCTACATTAGCAAGACGTTACAGTCGCAGCTCTCTAGTACAATTTGTCTTTGGGGGAAAACTGGGCATGCAACTCCTTACTTACAGCCCGGAGAATATGTTAAATGTCGCCAAAATACCTCCTTCTGTTGATGTCTTAATCTTAAGCGGAAATAGAAGAAGCAAATTTTTACCATTTCAGTTAGAAGAAGCTAATGATGGAAAAGTCTGCGTGACAGAAACAAGACTTGATACGCCTCATCAAAATTATGTGATTGATGCGAATCACACCTATATCATTACCAATAAGACCTCTTTGTTCTTGATGAAAGAGTTTTTAAGAAATGGCAGCAAAAGCCCTACTCTTACACAAGTTCCAGAAGAAATAGAAGCTAGTATGAAACAATCTCCTAGATCTTCGGAAAATAAAGAGAAAAGTAAGGATATCTACATCATTCATTGTTTGGGGGCCCATCCATATAGCCTTTACGGGTTCCCCAAAAAAAACAAAACATCATCCAATGAAAACCCTAGAAAGATCTTGAAGAGTCAAGAAAACAAAAAATAAGATCAGCAGAATCATGAAAGGAATTAACCCCTTCTCAATTAGTCTCATATTCAATCGGCGTCTGGAGCAAATCTCCCATAAACATAGAAGTATATAACCCCCATCTAGAACCGGAATAGGGAGCAAATTCAATACTGCTAAATTCATGCTGATCAAACCAATCCAAGCCAAAGCTTCAGGGACTCCCATGGACCATCCTGTATGCAAGACGCGGACTATTCCTACAGGCCCTGATAACCACTGTGGACTTAACCGACCCATTCCTAAAGCTCTTACAGTCCTTAAGCTGTCTGAAATAGACTCTTCTATTAAAGCTAAAGGAGTTGGATTATATTGAACAGCTAGATCCTTAAGGGGAATACCCAAAGAGATACGCTGTTTTTCCGCTTCGATTCTTTCCAAATAGTGACGTCTTTCTTGTTCATCTCGAATCTTAGAAACAAGAGAACGTTGTTTATTCAACAACTCTTCAGAATAAATATGTGCCCAAGGTCTTGGCTGTATTCTAGTTACTAAACGATACTCTCCTAATTGAGAAACTTCTTTCTCTTCTCCCACAGATTCTGCAATTCTTAAAAGGTCATCCATATCATAAGAATTGATAAACGCTTGATCTGCAGCTCTCTGATCTAAAATAGTGAGCTGTTTTGGAGACATTCTCTGGAAGATCAAAGAAACTCTATGATCTTGCACAAGACGTAAAATATCCGCATTGCTTATAACAGGAATCCCATCAACAGCAATAATTCTGTCTCCTAGCTCTAAATGGTAATCTATTTCCCCCCAATTCTTGTTTAAAAGACCGATCTTACTTTCAACAAATCCATCGCTGTTAATAATATAGGGGAGCATGTGTAAAGATGCCCATTTTCCTTTAAGTCCCGCCTCGTACTGACAATCGATGAGTTCGTTCTTATAGTATGGAGTTAGATGCAAATCCCCTGCTAAGACTCTTACGTGACGAACAAAGATAATCTTTCCTTGACGCTCAACTCGTAAAAATGCTTGTTTCTCATTTAACATTTGAGCAATCTGTGCTCCAGAAAACACCAGCTCTCCGTCCATCCATACTAGACGATCCCCTTCAGATAAACCTGCATCTATCAAAGGAGATTTTTCCGGTAGAGGCTCATTTCCACGATAAAGCAAATAACTAGCACCCAGACAAGGAACTCCTTCCAAACTGGGATTGAATGGAGCTTCTAAAGAAAAAGCTCCCGTTTCAGAGAAATAGGCTGGATGCTCTCCCTGTAATAAAAGCTTTCTATCAAGCAAAGAAGATGAAAACGCCATTTTACTTCCAGAATAGGGCTGCCCATTACAAAAGAAAATCTGATCTCCTAGATGCAGTCCCTGGCGTTCCAAAGAAGGGTGAACCCAACCAACAATACTTGTGTGTTCAGAAAAAGATTTGGTTCTTCCTCCAGAAACATACAGAATCCCAAAAGCAACTAGAGCTGCGAGTATATTAGCCAAAGGACCTGCAGCTAAAACAAAAATACGTTTCCAAGGAGACTTACTAAAAAATCCTCCAGGAATATCGTAAACAGTCTTTTCCCTATCGATGGACTTATCTTTGTTGCTCTTATCCATCCCTTTGATACGAACATATCCCCCAAAAGGAATAACTCCTATTCGATACTCTATGCCTCTTACTGTCTTGCGCACAAGTGCAGGACCAAAGCCAATGCTGAAACTTTCTACAGTCATCCCCACAGCTTTAGCAGCCAATAAATGGCCGAGCTCATGAATTAAAATGAGGAAGCCTAAGGCTAGAGCTGCAAGAACAAAATATATTATTGTCATATCTATATACCCGGGTCATCAGCACTCTAGGTAGCTTAACACTACACTTAAAATCGCTGCTACATACACCTCTACAAAGAAGTTTTAATACCATTTATAGAGGCTCCATAAAATAAAGAACCGCCCCTATATTACACGATCGTTTTTTTCCGCACCACAATCGAACAAGAGAGAACATCTTCACTGAGAGACCAGGTTTAACACTCGCAAGCAAGAGCTCTTGCTTCAGAGTCTATTTGAATCACCTCTTCTAAAGACAAACATGGTCGCACTGTATGCTTATCCATCAGTACTTGCAATTTGGGCAAAATTTGATGCCAGGCAATCTCCCCTGCTAAAAATCTTTGGACTAAACCTTCATTAGCCCCATTGAAAAAGCAACCTGAAGACCCTTTCTCACACAAAACCTGTTTCGCCAAACGGATGCTAGGAAATCTTTCCTCATCTATGGGGAAAAATTCTAAAATTTGCCTTTCACGAAAATCTAATCCGGATCTTAAAGATGGATAGCAATCAGGGAAAGTTAAAACG encodes the following:
- the recF gene encoding DNA replication/repair protein RecF, which translates into the protein MRVFSLFLKDFRNYAELRLEFGPEMNSVFGLNAQGKTNLLEALYILSLGRSFRTNRLTDAIRFGASHFFIEAVFSQKQVSHTLSIQVDKRGKKILFDGAPITKLSELVGLFPVILFSVKDSAIIEGPPAERRRFLDLLLAQASDKYTEHISLYHKSLDQRNSSIKTQDLKTIAAWNSPLIAYGSLVTFLRHECTQKLNKIFQNLWDNTLKESLSLRYESSLIITESPSLNDIANQYYEQLRVAHTKDLEVGYTTVGPHRDELVITMNDLPVAKFSSEGQKHSLLAVLRFAECIYLREEFFIHPLLCMDDIHACLDQQRLDQLFELSSSLGQTVTTSTICPHHSDTKSFIFHVAEAQISLVAPTLL
- a CDS encoding FAD:protein FMN transferase, with the translated sequence MGKFFTSYILIVVALFFQSCSSPSKTTFEGIRMTIPYRIILGESFSFSQLKQIEEEIDRVFCLIDNTFNNWNPSSEISCINRAETLSPIPLSAELFSFLCEIDRFHAFSDGRFDPTLGALKTLWMLHLKSQTIPSQEVLQSYRQHTGWHLLSLDRTQQTIRKLSPFVQLDLCGTVKGLAVDLLGTVCSQFCHNYYVEWGGEIKIAGKHPSGRSWTIASSATPDILYLDNQAIATSGSQYQRWFVNKKTYTHILDPLTGIPLEDSNYPILAASVIHENCAFADAMATALTTFSSKQDALDWARKKNLCIYITDKSAS
- the folD gene encoding bifunctional methylenetetrahydrofolate dehydrogenase/methenyltetrahydrofolate cyclohydrolase FolD — its product is MLLKGAPAADRILATIKENIRSHSSAPGLAVVLIGNNPASEIYVNMKVKRATDLGMLSRSYRKPSDATLSDILALIQQLNSDESIHGILVQLPLPAHLDTQAILSSIAPDKDVDGLHPVNMGKLLLGETGGFIPCTPAGIVELLKYYAIPLYGKHVVVLGRSNIVGKPLAALLMQKYADTNASVTVLHSQSEHLAEITRTADILVSAIGVPLFVTKEMISEKAIIVDVGTSRVPAATPKGYSLAGDVDFNNVVPACQAITPVPGGVGPMTVAMLMRNTWESFSRHTS
- the mreD gene encoding rod shape-determining protein MreD, producing the protein MVLLSASLISFLFFSRYFPKWRPVYFSPLVVTTFYSHPKERVLLWALLSGLLCDMGSTCFMGIQAFLYVSTSLVLYKTQKFFIKERWLSLPLINACFALTFYGLSYPVLAFFNRPLCLYGGALLADLQHVILVDLPYGALLGLLVYRKPYTPQI
- the smpB gene encoding SsrA-binding protein SmpB gives rise to the protein MSAKEIVSNRKAFHNYEILETFDAGIVLTGTEIKSLRDHGGNLSDAYVTISKGEAWLLQSSIAPYRFGNINNHEEHRKRKLLLHKYEIQKLDSRISQKGLTVVPLSFFFSKGYVKVRVGCCRGKKAHDKRQSIIEREKNRELAAAMKRSYR
- a CDS encoding phosphatidylserine/phosphatidylglycerophosphate/cardiolipin synthase family protein produces the protein MKKTKHLISKITFSLASLFIGGCLLKAPAPTQSADTFQTFIESNEPVIFAKQCGDNVTQVLCDAIDSAKKNIFLSIYDLSAPAITASLKKQVSAQIPICIHYQRISKNADFSESPYLTLVEHPPVGRKLMHQKTLSIDEETAWLGSANFTLASLEKSANLIIGLKSPELCHFIKTQTSGRCSIDQQHIEYFSINEGNSLALDRVLHHIRSAKESIQVGMFALTLPQIIVELNAAQNRGVDVMILVDKGFKSFTVQQIKQLEHPSLSIYEKVTPYQLHHKFGIFDKTTLITGSVNWSENGFLLNTEDMIIIDNLTEKQQQKMQAIWEGLVKECALYYSPDQEKENDPLIIPFPPNEGKQAA
- the dnaN gene encoding DNA polymerase III subunit beta — encoded protein: MKFVISRNELGNLIKKVQNVVPQSTPIPVLTHVLIESCNDELVFTATDLTVSTRCVVKAKIYESGSVTIPSRRFFQLIRELTEANIEVAANSGEMATITSGSSCFRLLSMGKEDFPMLPDIQNSLRFTLDSEQLKDMFQRTSFAVSREESRYVLTGVLLSISNGTMTVVGTDGKRLAKIDTEISLDPSFSGDYIIPIKAVEEIIRMSSEDTQATIFLDQTKIAVECGNTLLVTKLLSGEFPDFSPVIATQSNVRLALHREELISLLKQVALFTNESSHSVKFSFSPGELTLTANCTKVGEGKVSMAVNYTGETLEIAFNPFFFLDILKHSRDELVQLGISDSYNPGIITDSTRSLFVIMPMRLHDD
- the ltuB gene encoding late transcription unit protein LtuB, whose protein sequence is MKKRNCRKLAQVIDRETGQYFPFSTESETKKGRKHHYSTASKYALRERAEEFDKLVHSLLDKQTSKNSDQILIFTYQNGFVETDLHNFGRYSVKCS